The Cyanobacterium sp. T60_A2020_053 genome segment ATAAGTATTAATCTACTATGTAGCTATAAAACAGTTATGTGAAACTTATTGCTATGGATGATCAATTTTCCGATGCACCCGAATTAATTACCCGACTTTCACCTGAAGAACAAAAAATTGCTGATGTCATTGAAGATTTACTTGAACCTTGCGATCGCAAAGCCTACGGAGAAAAGTTGAAACAGGCATCCATATCTTTGAATAAGTCAGTTCGCACTATCCAAAGATATGTCAAACAATGGGAAAAAGATGGTTTGCATGGCATCCCCCAAAATCGTCGAGCAGACAAGGGATCTTACAGAATTGATGAGCGATTACAAGACTTTATTATCAAGACCTACAGAGAGGGTAATAAAGGTAGTAAAAGAGTTACCGCCAAACAAGTTTATCTACGAGCAGTTTTTCAAGCTGAAAATTGGGGTACTAAACCACCTTCCCACATGACGGTTTATCGTATTCTCAATCCAATTATTGCTGAAAAAGACAATAAGAAGAGGGTTAGAAGTCCGGGGTGGAGAGGTACAAGGTTAGCTGTATCCACCAGAGCAGGGACAGATATTGATGTGGAGTATAGTAATCATGTTTGGCAATGTGACCATACCCGAGCTGATATTCTTCTCGTAGATCAATTTGGTCAATTATTGGGCAGACCTTGGTTAACCACAGTAATAGATACTTATTCTCGCTGTATTATGGGTATTAATCTTGGTTTTGATGCTCCTAAGTTCCCAAGTGCTTGCTTTGGCTCTACGTCACGCTATTTTGCCCAAAAGTTATAGTTCTGATTATGGACTACACGAGGATTGGGGAACTTATGGTAAGCCTGAGTATTTTTACACTGATGGCGGTAAAGATTTTCGTTCTAATCATCTCCAACAAATTAGTTTACAGCTAGGTTTTACTTGTCATTTACGCAGTCGCCCTAGTGAGGGTGGTGTGGTAGAACGTCCTTTTAAAACCTTGAACACGGAGGTATTTTCTACCTTACCCGGATATACAGGTGGTAATGTCCAAGAGCGTCCAGAGGATGCGGAAAAGGAAGCCTGTTTAACGTTGAAAGACTTGGAGAAACTGATTGTCCGCTACATTGTGGATAACTACAATCAACGTCTTGATGCTCGTATGGGAGAACAAACTCGTTTTATGCGTTGGGAAGCTGGATTACTTTCTGTGCCACATATTCTTTCTGAACGGGAGTTGGATATTTGTTTAATGAAACAGTCACGAAGAAGGGTACAAAAGGGTGGTCATCTCCAATTTGAAAATCTGATTTACAAGGGGGAATATTTGGGAGGTTATGAAGGAGAAACGATTATAATTCGTTATGACCCTAAGGATGTTACGGGTATTTTAGTATATCGTCGTGAAAATAATAAAGAGGTTTTTCTGACTCGTGCCTATGCTGTGGACTTGGAAAGTGAGTCTTTATCTTTGATAGATACGAAGGCTAGTGCTAAAAGAGTAAGAGACGCTGGAAAAAGTTTGAGTAATCGTAGCGTTTTGATGGAAGTAGAGGAACGCTCGAATTTTACGACTAGGAAAACAAGAAAACAACGACAGAAGGAAGAGCAAGAACGAGTCAAGCCCTCCATACCTTCCCCTGTCTTGAAAAAAACGGAACTAGAAGATGAGCCTTCTACTTTTTCTGATGATGATTGGGTGGAGGTTATTGATTATCAACAATTACAAGAAGATTTTGATTTTTAGGAGTTACTAATGAAAGCGGAGAATGTAGCAGAACAATTAGGTAACATTGATGTCCCTGAAGCAGATCTACAAAAGGAGATTAAAAGACTTGAAAGTAAAACAGTAGTTGGTTTAGAGCAGGTTGCGATTCTCCATGATTGGTTGGAAAGTAAGCGTCAATCGAAGCAGTCTTGTCGAGTAGTGGGGGAATCTCGCACGGGGAAAACTATTGCTTGTAATTCTTATCGTTTAAGACATAAGCCAACTCAAGAGAAGGGGAAACCTCCTCAAGTTCCAGTAATTTATTTACAAGTACCCCAAGAGTGTGGGGCAAAGGATTTATTTCGAGGAATCATAGAACATTTGAAGTATCAAATGACTAAGGGAACTGTGGCTGAAATCAGAAAAAGGACGATGACAGTATTGCAAGGATGTGGTGTAGAAATGATTATTTTTGATGAGGCAGATCGTTGTAAGCCAAAAACTTTTGCGGAGATTAGGGATATTTTTGATCATCTCAATATTGCGATTGTCCTTGTGGGAACGGATCGTTTGGATGCGGTAATCAAGAAGGATGAGCAGGTTTACAATCGTTTTCGTGCTTGTTATCGGTTTGGTAAGTTAGGGGGAGAAGAATTTAGTCGTACTGTCAATATTTGGGAGAAACAGGTTTTGAAGTTACCTGTGGCGTCCAATTTAACGAGTAAAAGAATGTTGAAGTTGATTGGGGAAGCAACTCAGGGTTATGTCGGTATTATGGATATGGTTTTGCGTGATGCGGCGATTCGTTCTCTCAAGAAAGGACTTAACAAGATTGATTATGACACTTTAAAGGAAGTTGTACAGGAGTATAAATGATGGAAATTCAGCCTTGGTGGTTTACGATCTCACCTTATGAGGATGAAAGTATCAGTCATTTTTTGGGAAGGTTTAGAAGGGAAAATACACTTACTGTCTCTGGTTTGGGTGAAATAACTGGTTTATATAGTGCGATCGCCCGTTGGGAAAAGTTTCGTTTTAATCCTTCTCCTTCCCTTGAGCAATTGGAGAAGTTGAGTGCAATCGTACAAGTGGACGTAGCAACCCTACAAAAAATGTGTCCTTCTGCACCCATGAAAATGAGTCCTATTCGTCTTTGTT includes the following:
- a CDS encoding TniQ family protein, whose translation is MMEIQPWWFTISPYEDESISHFLGRFRRENTLTVSGLGEITGLYSAIARWEKFRFNPSPSLEQLEKLSAIVQVDVATLQKMCPSAPMKMSPIRLCSACYVENPYHRMKWQYKEIYKCDRHQLKLLSECPHCGARFKIPSLWVNGWCHRCFTHFGEM
- a CDS encoding TniB family NTP-binding protein, coding for MKAENVAEQLGNIDVPEADLQKEIKRLESKTVVGLEQVAILHDWLESKRQSKQSCRVVGESRTGKTIACNSYRLRHKPTQEKGKPPQVPVIYLQVPQECGAKDLFRGIIEHLKYQMTKGTVAEIRKRTMTVLQGCGVEMIIFDEADRCKPKTFAEIRDIFDHLNIAIVLVGTDRLDAVIKKDEQVYNRFRACYRFGKLGGEEFSRTVNIWEKQVLKLPVASNLTSKRMLKLIGEATQGYVGIMDMVLRDAAIRSLKKGLNKIDYDTLKEVVQEYK